In a single window of the Cervus elaphus chromosome 1, mCerEla1.1, whole genome shotgun sequence genome:
- the LOC122698206 gene encoding olfactory receptor 52H1 has translation MVLFNLSSDNPGPFILVGIPGLEHAHVWIGIPFCIIYIVAIVGNCILLYLILVERSLHEPMFFFLSMLAMTDLTLSTAGVPKTLSIFWLGAREITFPGCLTQMFFLHYSFVLDSAILMAMAFDRYVAICSPLRYNTILTPKTIIKIVVGISFRSFCIILPVVFLLTRLPFCRTRIIPHTYCEHIGVARLACVDISINIWYGFCVPIMTVISDVILIAVSYTLILCAVFRLPSQEARQKALGTCGSHVCVILMFYTPAFFSILAHRFGHNVSRTFHIMFANLYIVIPPALNPIVYGVKTKQIREKVIILFSIKGTL, from the coding sequence ATGGTCCTTTTCAACCTGAGCAGTGACAACCCAGGACCCTTCATTCTGGTGGGGATCCCAGGCCTGGAGCACGCCCATGTGTGGATTGGGATTCCCTTCTGTATCATCTATATTGTAGCCATTGTGGGAAACTGCATCCTTCTCTACCTCATCTTGGTGGAGCGCAGCCTTCACGAACCcatgttcttctttctctccatgCTGGCCATGACTGACCTCACCTTGTCCACAGCTGGTGTTCCTAAAACACTCAGTATCTTTTGGCTTGGGGCTCGAGAGATCACATTCCCAGGGTGCCTCACACAAATGTTCTTCCTCCACTACAGCTTTGTCCTGGATTCAGCCATCCTGATGGCCATGGCatttgaccgctatgtggccatctgttcTCCCTTGAGATACAACACTATCTTGACCCCCAAGACCATCATCAAGATTGTGGTGGGAATCTCCTTTCGTAGTTTCTGCATCATCCTGCCAGTTGTATTCTTGCTCACACGCCTACCTTTCTGTAGGACACGCATCATACCACACACATACTGTGAGCACATAGGTGTTGCCCGGCTCGCCTGTGTGGACATCTCCATCAATATCTGGTATGGCTTTTGTGTTCCCATCATGACAGTCATCTCAGATGTGATCCTCATTGCTGTTTCTTACACACTCATCCTCTGTGCTGTCTTCCGCCTCCCCTCCCAAGAAGCCCGCCAGAAGGCCCTGGGCACCTGTGGTTCCCATGTCTGTGTCATCCTCATGTTTTATACACCTGCCTTTTTCTCCATCCTTGCCCACCGTTTTGGACACAATGTCTCCCGCACTTTCCACATCATGTTTGCCAACCTCTACATTGTTATCCCACCTGCCCTCAACCCCATTGTTTATGGAGTGAAGACCAAGCAGATCAGAGAAAAggtcatcattttattttctataaagggTACATTATAG